A genomic window from Funiculus sociatus GB2-C1 includes:
- a CDS encoding uracil-DNA glycosylase family protein — MRENKKGQINPSISLKLVFELMPEPKMRYLFSEFRASEFDELYQEISQVFEISKEQLNALYLIMREELEKEGYPEHTLSRNIFLPSDERFQKRYDDALVIGVDIPSILELDNGVKEKKTVAILGQDPLRRSEARVEEISIGTPYALHLKNCREKLRNTRLYFDLIKVLLESGYRVYLTDVFKVWVSSSNGQSGIPLSQKDCNRFINLLKEELEIFEPLAVITWGQIASKTVSGIDLKIKHLEFPHPSGAANGTWRKIMGKSPTRENRINYWKQTIFDYLGSLTSKKG; from the coding sequence TTGAGGGAAAACAAAAAAGGACAAATAAATCCGTCAATTTCTCTAAAGCTGGTGTTTGAATTAATGCCTGAACCAAAGATGCGGTATTTGTTTTCAGAGTTTAGAGCTAGTGAGTTTGATGAACTGTACCAAGAGATATCTCAAGTTTTTGAGATATCAAAAGAGCAATTAAACGCTTTATACCTAATAATGCGTGAAGAGTTAGAGAAAGAAGGGTATCCAGAACACACACTCAGTCGGAATATTTTTCTTCCTAGCGATGAGAGATTCCAAAAACGTTATGATGATGCCTTAGTCATCGGAGTTGATATCCCTAGTATTCTTGAGCTTGACAATGGTGTAAAAGAAAAAAAAACGGTAGCGATTCTTGGACAAGATCCATTAAGGAGAAGTGAGGCAAGAGTAGAAGAAATTAGTATAGGTACACCCTACGCTCTCCATTTAAAGAACTGCCGTGAAAAACTACGAAACACCCGACTATACTTTGACTTAATCAAGGTGCTACTAGAGTCGGGATATCGGGTTTACTTGACAGACGTATTCAAAGTTTGGGTCAGCTCTTCTAACGGTCAATCCGGTATCCCCTTGAGCCAAAAAGACTGCAATCGTTTCATTAATCTATTAAAAGAGGAACTAGAAATATTTGAACCACTTGCTGTCATCACCTGGGGACAAATTGCTAGTAAGACTGTTAGTGGTATAGATTTAAAGATTAAACATTTAGAATTTCCTCATCCAAGTGGTGCCGCCAATGGAACTTGGAGGAAAATTATGGGCAAATCACCTACACGAGAAAATCGAATTAACTATTGGAAGCAAACAATCTTTGATTACTTAGGCTCGCTGACATCTAAGAAAGGGTGA
- a CDS encoding polysaccharide biosynthesis/export family protein, with protein MQYKTLIGLSGAALSMAMLVIPASANPIVDATTSQTRELVKAQPNAQPRIVQSIHIGVIGEVQRPGAYFLPEVVEIDGSSIMQEQLPTVTRAIQMAGGITEYAYVRKVQVRRQTSNRLEPTIINVDLMKFLSQGDLSQDIRLQEGDVVVVPSAP; from the coding sequence ATGCAATACAAAACTTTGATAGGACTCTCAGGTGCCGCTTTATCAATGGCTATGCTGGTTATCCCAGCGTCAGCTAACCCCATTGTCGATGCTACTACTTCACAGACACGCGAATTGGTTAAGGCTCAACCGAACGCTCAACCAAGAATAGTGCAAAGCATCCATATTGGAGTCATTGGTGAAGTGCAGCGCCCTGGCGCTTATTTTCTCCCTGAAGTAGTAGAAATAGATGGGAGTTCCATAATGCAAGAGCAGTTGCCTACTGTCACGCGAGCGATTCAAATGGCTGGGGGTATCACTGAATATGCTTATGTTCGTAAGGTTCAAGTTCGTCGGCAAACCAGTAACCGTTTAGAACCAACCATCATCAACGTGGATCTCATGAAGTTTTTGTCACAAGGAGATTTGAGCCAAGATATAAGGTTGCAGGAAGGCGATGTAGTTGTGGTGCCGTCTGCACCATGA